Sequence from the bacterium genome:
ATTGCCGCCCAGCGACCGGCAAGCGGCCAGATGTTCAAAGAACCAGGCGTAGGGGCGAAAGGTGCCGGTGCTGTCATATCCCCAACCGCCGCCGCCGCTGGTCCAGATATCACAATGATCCCACCACTGTGAGGGAACATAGGTGGGTTTGGTGCACTCAAACGCGGTGGTGAAATCACCGATGCGCACGCCGCTGCCTTCCGGATCATCGGGATTTACCAGGTTGGACCACCGGTCATTGATCACCATGTCCGGCTGCAGCGTGCGTATCCAGGCGTAGACCTGTTCCGTATGCATATCCGCTATGCCGTGGAAATGCATGCCATCCAGCCAGAGAAGGTCGATCTTTCCATATCGGGTTAGAATTTCCTCCATCTGTGTCAGCACAAAGCCGAGAAAGCGTTCAAACGCCTGCTCATTGGCCGCCGCATCGGTGATGGGCGGAAGATCATGCCATGTCTCCGCATCATACTCATTGGGATGCAGCAGTCCGGGGTAATGCCAGTCCCGCGGTGAAAAATAAAAACCGACCTTCAGGCCGTGAGTGCGGCAGGCATCGACATAGTCTTTGAGCAGATCACGGCCGTCCAGATATTGTCCGGTGCCGATGCCGTATTTCGAAGGCCACAGGGCATAGCCGTCGTGGTGCTTGGCGGTCAGCACGGCATAGGTAAATCCCGCTTCTTTTGCGGCTTGAAGCCATCTTCCCGGATCATATCGCTGTGGATCGAACCGCTCGGCCAGCCGGTAATATCGGTCCGGCGGCGAGAGCTTTCCTCCCCAAATGTAATGGGCAATCATGTCCCAGGAAGGCTGTGCGCCTGCCACGCTGTGAATGCCCCAATGCAGAAACAGGCCCAGCCCGGCCTTGGGAAACCATTGTGCGGCCGGACTCGGGTTCGGCATGACGACAGGCCGCTGCAGCGGAGTGGAGATGATCCGGTGGGCTCGGTCAACATCTTGCTGATCGATTCGGTAGGATTCGGGATGGGAATCCAGTTGGGCGAAAGCCCTGGGGATGGTGCATCCTGTTAACACGAGTATACCGGCAATGATTTTTTTACATTCCATGGATCGTTCCATTTCCGTAGTTATTATCCTTTAGTAAAAAATGTACCGCGACATGCACAGCCTACACGAAAAGGTTTCATAGTTTTTTTGACGGACTGTTTGTCATGAGATTGGTGGTTTTCCATCTCGACTGAGAGAGCAACAACGAAATGCACGGAATACAGGAAAAGATTGAAAGACTCTCTTGGCTGGGCGGATGATTTTAACCTGCGCCCCAGGCCCGCTCCATACGTCGAAGATCAAGATCAGGGAGCCCACCCGGATCGCCGGATGGCAACACGCGCAGGATGCTTCTCTGTGCAATCGGCTGAGGTACAAGCAGGCAGAGGGCATAGCAGTGTATCCAATGAATGAGGCTTCAAATTCGCCCGTGATGGTTCCAGGCTCCCGTAGGGCAACTTAGCCAAGTGCAACACCAAAATCAAGCATGAATTCACCGGTATGGAACTGTTCCATCTTCCGGCGACCTGATGCGGCCAGAGGGCTTTATTTATCCTTGCTTTTCATTTCCGAATTGGCTAATTTGCGCTGTCGTGTAGGAAACTCTTTAGGCTATCCGTTCATAAACGGCTGCCAAGGCCGATCAGCGCGGTTCCGTCTCAGTTTTTCTGTAGGTCCGCTTTTCCGTCACGCCGCAAACAATTCACGTTACCCGATGACCAATTTTCAGCATGAGCGTATGATCTGGAACGAATCGATGGAGTGCGCTTCCCGCGAGGTGATGCGCCAAATACAATCTCAACGACTTCAGGAAACCGTCCAGCGGGTCTATCATAATGTGCCGGCCTACCGGCGGAAGATGCAAGAGGCCGGGCTGATCCCCTCGGATATCAAGTCGATAGATGATCTGCCCAAGCTTCCATTCACTACCAAGCAGGATTTGCGTGACAATTATCCTTTCGGAATGTTTACCGTTCCCATGAGCGAGATCGTCCGGATTCACGCCTCCTCCGGCACCACCGGCAAGTCCACTGTGGTGGGCTATACGCGCAAGGATCTGACCCTGTGGGCAGAGGTGGTCACCCGGTCTCTGGTGATGGCCGGGGTGCATCGAAATGACATCGTTCAGGTGGCCTACGGCTATGGGCTTTTCACCGGTGGATTGGGGTTGCACTATGGCACCGAGAATCTGGGCGCCACGGTGATTCCCATCTCCGGGGGCAACACGGAAAAGCAGATTCAGTTGATGCAGGATTTCGGCACCACTGCGGTTGCGTGTACTCCGTCGTACGCGTTGCATCTGGCGGAGATCATGCAGGCTATGGGCATAACACCGGATCAGCTCAAACTGCGCGTGGGCATTTTCGGCGCTGAGCCGTGGAGCGAAAACATGCGCCGCGAGATCGAAAAGAAATTGCAATTGAAGGCCATTGACATCTATGGTCTCAGCGAGGTGGTCGGGCCGGGGGTGGCCTGCGAATGTATGGCGCAGTCCGGATTGCATGTAAACGAAGACCATTTTTTCCCCGAGATCGTCGATCCGGACACGCTGCAGCCGGTGGCTGCCGGACAGCGCGGGGAGCTGGTGTTCACCACCATCCGCAAAGAGGGCATTCCGTTGATCCGCTATCGCACGCGTGATTTGACCCGACTGGATTATTCGCCCTGCGCCTGTGGCCGCACTTTGGTCAAGATCGAGAAATGTTGCGGCCGCAGCGATGACATGCTCATCATCCGCGGCGTCAATGTATTCCCCTCGCAGATCGAAACCGTGCTTCTCGAAATAAGCGAAACCGAACCGCACTATCTGCTGATCGTAGAGAGAGAGGGCACTCTGGATACGTTGAAGGTGATGGTGGAGGTGCAGGAGCAGTTCTTCTCGGATGAGATCAAGCAATTGGAAGCTTTGCGGGAAAAGATCGCGCAAAAGATCCACTCGACCTTGGGCGTCTCTGCTGAAGTAAAACTGGTGGAGCCCAAGACTATCGAACGGACCGCAGGCAAAGCGAAACGTGTCATCGACAACCGTAAGGTCTGACCTATGATTGCAAAACAAGTATCGGTTTTTCTCGAGAACAAATCGGGGCGTCTGAACGAGGTCACCCGGATTCTGGGCGAAGCCGGGATCAACATTTCTGCTTTTTACGTAGCCGATACCTCTGATTTCGGTGTGCTGCGCATGATTGTGCCCGATCCCGATCTGGCGGTTCGGGTGCTGAAAGCGGAATCCTTCTCCGTGCAGACCACGCCGGTGGTGCTGATGAGGACGCTCAATCAACCGGGCTCCCTGGCCCGGGCGTTGAAAATCCTCAGCGACGAAAACGTGTTTATCGAGTATCTCTACGCGTTTTCCATGAACGAAAACTCAGCCGTGGTGGTGATCCGTCCCTCAGAGATCGACCAGTGCGTCCGCGTGCTGGAAGCGCACCGTAGCCGGCTCTTAGCCGAATGAGTTGATCCAGGCTGAACAGGGATTCCATCTGCGGCACCGGCGCGTCAAGACTTCTTTTCAAGCAAAAAGCCGGCTTTAGACTTGAGCGGTGATTCAGTTTAGGCACAACGTCTTCATCGGTTGAAGGGTGTTGTGCTTTTTTATGCCCCGCGCACCAACCGGTCCGGTTTGATCGGGTCAAATTATTCATTTTGAAAATGATATTTTTTATCTATCTTTTACGCCGAATATTGCTAACCACTGGTTTGGAAGGCTGTGATCTAACCATAAGGAAACAATGGAAAACAAAAAACTTAGGGCCCGTCTGGAATTAGAGGACGGCTCGGTGTTTCATGGCTTCTCATTCGCCGCGCAGCGGTCGATCGCCGGCGAGGTGGTGTTCAACACTGGTATGGTGGGTTACCCGGAAAGCCTCACCGATCCATCCTATCACGGCCAGATCCTGGTGCTCACCTATCCCCTGATCGGTAATTATGGCGTGCCCAGAAGCGTTTTTCAGGACGGGTTGGATGAAAATTTCGAATCCGACCGGATTCACATCCAAGGTTTGATCGTCTCCGAATATTCATTCGCCCACAGTCATTGGAACGCAGAGAAAAGCCTGGCTGATTGGCTGGTCAGCCACAAGACGCCGGCACTGTACGGCATCGATACGCGCATGCTGACCAAGCGTTTGCGCGATGAAGGGACGATGTTGGGGCGGATCGTTTTTTTCACCGACGAACAAAACTTTTATGATCCAAATAAAATCAACCTGGTGCAGCAGGTCAGCATCGCCGAGCCGGTGGAATACGGCCAGGGCGAAAAAAAAGTGGTGTTGATCGATTGCGGCTGCAAGAATCACATCATCCGCAGTTTGGCCGCGCGTGGGTTGCGCGTGCGGCGGGTTCCGTGGGATTACGATTTTACCGATGAGGAATACGACGGCGTCTTCATTTCCAACGGGCCCGGCGATCCCAAGATGTGCCGCGAGACCATCGAGATTGTACGCAAAGTGATGGAGCGGAAAAAACCACTGATGGGCATCTGTCTCGGCAATCAGATTTTGGCTTTGGCCGCCGGCGCCGACACCTACAAATTAAAATTCGGCCATCGCAGTCAGAATCAGCCCTGCGTCGAGGTGGGCACCAAACGCTGCTATATCACCTCGCAGAACCACGGTTTTGCCGTGGACGGCCGCACTCTGCCGCAGGGATGGGAGCCCTGGTTTGTCAACGCCAACGACGGCACCAACGAGGGCATTCGTCACACCAGCAAACCGTTCATGAGCGTGCAGTTCCATCCCGAAGCCATGCCGGGACCTACGGACACCGGGCTTTTATTTGATGATTTTCGAAGGATGCTTTCATGATCAGTAAACCGGATAAAGTGCTCATTCTCGGCAGCTCTGCTCTTAAAATAGGCGAGGCGGGCGAATTTGATTATTCCGGCAGCCAGGCGATCAAGGCGCTGAAGGAAGAGGGGATTCGCACGGTCCTGGTCAACCCCAATATCGCGACCATTCAAACATCCCAGGATCTGGCGG
This genomic interval carries:
- a CDS encoding ACT domain-containing protein, with product MIAKQVSVFLENKSGRLNEVTRILGEAGINISAFYVADTSDFGVLRMIVPDPDLAVRVLKAESFSVQTTPVVLMRTLNQPGSLARALKILSDENVFIEYLYAFSMNENSAVVVIRPSEIDQCVRVLEAHRSRLLAE
- the carA gene encoding glutamine-hydrolyzing carbamoyl-phosphate synthase small subunit, with product MENKKLRARLELEDGSVFHGFSFAAQRSIAGEVVFNTGMVGYPESLTDPSYHGQILVLTYPLIGNYGVPRSVFQDGLDENFESDRIHIQGLIVSEYSFAHSHWNAEKSLADWLVSHKTPALYGIDTRMLTKRLRDEGTMLGRIVFFTDEQNFYDPNKINLVQQVSIAEPVEYGQGEKKVVLIDCGCKNHIIRSLAARGLRVRRVPWDYDFTDEEYDGVFISNGPGDPKMCRETIEIVRKVMERKKPLMGICLGNQILALAAGADTYKLKFGHRSQNQPCVEVGTKRCYITSQNHGFAVDGRTLPQGWEPWFVNANDGTNEGIRHTSKPFMSVQFHPEAMPGPTDTGLLFDDFRRMLS
- a CDS encoding phenylacetate--CoA ligase, with protein sequence MIWNESMECASREVMRQIQSQRLQETVQRVYHNVPAYRRKMQEAGLIPSDIKSIDDLPKLPFTTKQDLRDNYPFGMFTVPMSEIVRIHASSGTTGKSTVVGYTRKDLTLWAEVVTRSLVMAGVHRNDIVQVAYGYGLFTGGLGLHYGTENLGATVIPISGGNTEKQIQLMQDFGTTAVACTPSYALHLAEIMQAMGITPDQLKLRVGIFGAEPWSENMRREIEKKLQLKAIDIYGLSEVVGPGVACECMAQSGLHVNEDHFFPEIVDPDTLQPVAAGQRGELVFTTIRKEGIPLIRYRTRDLTRLDYSPCACGRTLVKIEKCCGRSDDMLIIRGVNVFPSQIETVLLEISETEPHYLLIVEREGTLDTLKVMVEVQEQFFSDEIKQLEALREKIAQKIHSTLGVSAEVKLVEPKTIERTAGKAKRVIDNRKV